CTTGTAACACGACCCCATAATGTATACATAATGTATAATGGTTGCCTCCATTACATTTacataatggcctttatggcccgtaacagcctttacgtCACATCATGATGGTGAACAATGCGCATTGTATGTGTGTATCCTACTCCGGCCGGCCCGTAACAGCCAGGGCATGCTCTCGGCCCAACCCACCTTGTGAATGGCCTAGGTCTTGTAATCCCGTCCTTTGAGCTAGTTCAAAGCATCCTGTTTTACCCAACAAATAAGGGGCCATGTAGGGTCCTCATATAAGTCCTGGTGCATGCTAGCCTGTGAGACATGTTCTCGTCCAAAGAGCTCATTAAGATGCCCCATCGTACCAATGCCATGACTTGAACGTTAGGATTTTCTGCTCATCAAGCTTGCTACACATCTAAAAGAAGTGGGTGATTTGAGAAAATTGACCAATTTTCTGGATTCAGGATGCATGCATAGGCATATGGGCTTGATCTTCTTTCGCCATTGCATCCATACGTTGTAGGCGCGCTGATGAATGGCTGGATGGAGTGGTCATGTGGTTGAGAGACTCTACAGTTTCATTTCTGATGGTGGGCTTTTTGGTGTGTTGGTGTCCCATTGTGGTTGAGCCGTACCAAAAAATCTCCTAGATGGGACAATCACAACCGTTCGATTTTTGGTCTGCAAATAGAATGACCCAATGTGACTGAGAGCTCAGAAGTTTGTGggttgaacactcaccattggaaactttgtgggggccacaaaagttttgtatcaggatgatatttctgCCTgctgtttatctgagtggtaacaaccctatgaacggttgagatagtatataaacatcacagtcggTTTCATAAAGGTTGCGACGGtggtggacgtttccattctcaCGGGtcctgagttttgtatctgcctgatttttagtgttttttttttttttggtcttaaGACGTAATCACGGCTATCTATTTTTTGGGTCTTAGAAcgcaatcttcttcttcttcttcttcttcctcttcttttttatttttttttatttttttataacacacgcacacacaccaccacacactcacgccttggtgggatttcaccacctatgggtacttgaacccttgaccaggtgttgaaactcgtaaGAGTCTTAGAACGTAATCTTTAAAAAAGAGCCGTGTAAGCTATCCGCATTCTCATAGGACTACATGTATGGGCCCACATGGACGCATATTCatataaagtggaccccaccaatgacTCTAACAATTATATTGTTGTCACTCAGATGTACGGTTGGTATTCAAGTTGTCCATACGTGTCCAAAAtctaggggagagagagagagaaccgcaAAATTAATGTAACATCGTTTTTTACCCTAATTCAGTGAATCGGGACTGTCCATATAGTGGCCTGGACCGGGGATATGAAATGGTTTGTAAACCACCTGATTATCATGGCTACGGCTGTCTGAACAGGGTTTTTTCTACTCGCCCACCCATGAGTAAAGGTGGAAATCGGCCTGGTGGACCTCCCAGCCCGGTGAGCCGTACCTGACTTTGGAGACCTACAAACTCGGTCCATGGTCCGGGCTTCCCTTGGCACGCatggcccactcaatttcgtgccttgctcgggctcggtctctggctcaagtcattttagcccgacTTGACCTGACGTGGTATATATGTAATATGTTCATGTGTTATGTGTCATCCTCATGGGCATCTTGACTGTAAACCATTGGACCGTTCTTCATTAAGGTACACGACGTGTAGGCCATATACCTGCATCACACTTTGAAGATCGATTaattatctaaaccgttcatctagttTCTGATATCCTTGTGTAGCAGCTGGTTCAAAGCATAGACAGATTGGATAATCCTGTTTATCTGATCAGCACCGTCAAAGACACGGTATACAGGAAACGTTTAACGTCCGAATTTCAGTTTGAGTAATTTACGAAAAACGATCTCTTGGAGTGTCGGAGAGATGTGATTATTGAAGAATATACCATCCATCACGGATTCCACCAGGTGAATGGCTCCGATTGAAACATGGTGCCACGTTTACAGCGGAGATGAGTATACCATGTTCAAGTGCTTCAGGGTCCACCGTATCGGTATCATCGCTCTCGCGTGCTTAGAGCCGTCCCGATCCTTCCGAATATTGATTGTCAGGCCGTACGCTAACAGGCTAGTACACAACCTCAGCAAATAGCCAATACTATCATGCCACGTGTCCTGGTCGTTACGACCTAATTTCCATCCATCTCTCACGCATTTTGCAATAACGAGTCTGAATTATCCATCTTACACGTGGCGCTCATGTAagcaatctggaccttccgaATCGTGGAGATCACGTTAATCGAGCGTAGCCCAAAAAATGCAGGTTGTGTGCAGCATCTGGCCTagcgcggaaacggattgggtcgTGACGCCACACGATCCAGCTAGGTGGTGGAaaaactatgtgggccccaccatgatgtatatgttttatcaacgccgtccattcattttgcctggGGTATGGGCTAATAGATATTTTTTATAAGGctggtattttatttatttatttattattattcattCGGTTGGAAACTTGGAATTCACCTTATAAACAAACcacatggcatataaacatcgaggtgggtccaatAATGTTTCAATGGCggggtaggccccacagagtttcgTGCCAGTCAATATCATCATTGTCTTAAGCCTTATCTTACTTGAGTGCTATTAAATGGACGGTCAAAATAAAATCGGTCTCTGGTCGAAATTCGATTGGAAATCTGATGATTGGCATCGATTTGCCAGTGCTGCTTTTTGATGTGCTCCATCAACAAAAGGCCGAGgctttggatggtctggataaccatTCGTATGATTGATGAGTTGCCACTTCACCGAGTGTCTGATCCTCACCATACAATTCACGTGTTTtgcctgttgaatgtggaccatcaatTTTTCTTTGTCATTCTTTCTATGGCTGTGATAGCCTTGATCTTTGGCATACACCCACGTCTGTGCGGTGTCCTGAAAGTTAGATTAATGGTTCACAAAATAATGGCTAAGGAGGTTGTTCATAATCAAAGGAAAATAGTTAATTAATCAAACATTTGAAATATGAGTGATGATCCAGGAAAATGGAATAACCATAGTTTGATCAGGCCATCTCATTGCAGTACACATGACAGTTTTATACGTAATTGTGACTGTCCATATACTAGAACATTTAGCAAAACTGCATGCAAAGCTTTTCGCAagttgagctgagttgagcttggcacaacttgccTTGGTTCGACCAACAACCGATCCCAACTTGAGTTCGGCTCGACTTGATTCTCACTCAATTCGGTTAGTAGCTTAAGTCAACTTGAGATAAGCTCCAGTTCAAGCTTTTAAGCCAAGTTTGAATTCATTCTTTGGAGTCAAGTGTTCGTCTTTTACTTTTTATATGGGTtggcagtatatatatatatatatggaaaaggtattatgcgctcaATCTCACGATAAGctctcatgaggttgagctgtatgtgccccaccttgatgcgtgtcgaccatcaacaacatgcatttgatgggtgccccctaaattatgggatatcccaaaaatcagtcatatacggaactcaggtgggccataccatctaaaatcatgtgaagacatcgttaaaacatataaaagcacttggtgggacccacctgagtttttaatgctacTAAagcttggtctgaaccctcatacaagtgggacacacataatggatgggctggatttgcaaaccacatctcgaagggcccaaaaaatgattatgaatgttttaatggtacacGGCCCCtttccacttctgtatgtggtgtggcccacacaagtcacagattgacttgatttttgagacctaggcccacaatggaatggtggattaactgatggggtagatgttcgaaacacattacagtggggcccacatagttcgacctcatgggacagactcgtgaggtcaagcgcatagtaccttttcatatatatatatatatgaaaaaagtattatacgctcgaccgtattatacctCCTATAAGATCGAGTGCTGGCAGTATGTTATTCGTGGGatagtgaaaattttaaataaaccgGAAAATTTTATAAATCCCAAGGAGTTTATGTGCAAGCCTTTCGTTATTGGAAAATCATGTGCTAGGATTTTGTGTAAGGCCCTCTaaataggaagaaaaaaaaaaaaaaaaacgtttttaaatttgatttgccCAAAgaagttctttttcttcttcttcctattttattaaaatttctaTCATATAATTTCAAATGAGACCGTTTGGATGGTGACCCGACATCATCCagttagctggtgtcaaagcaccgtggaccccaccatgacttATATGTTTGGATAGTGGATCCATCTTATAAATATAGGCCATTCATAATGGGTCCCCCACCAGATAATTTGTGGTACATCACCACCCGCAATTTCAGCTCCAAACAAATCATAGAATGCAAGGAAAAGAAACTGTTTTTCCAGAAACTAGCCCGTATTATTTTCACTTactgtatgccacgtgtacacgtTACGATACTCCGCCAGAGTGTCGAACAACACCCGTCCACGCAAATGAGAAGGGAATgccaatggcattttcgtaataaTACGTTTAtcgtaaaattactaaaataccctgtCATATCAAGAAACCCTATAAATAGAGGAGCAGAGTCTATAGTCCTCCCCAAGAAATCTGAGGGGCAGAGTCTATAGTCCTCCcctagaaatctctctctctctctctctctctctctctctgttgaagAAGCAATGGCCATGGCGGTCTCGATCCGCCCCTGCCCAGGGCCGTCCGAGATGGAGTACACGGTCCAGATCGGCGACCGTCAGATCTTCACCACCGTCACCGAAAGCGACATTGATGCCCAGATGTGGGTGCGCGAGGTACGTAAGCTCCACCGGAAGCACCGCGGCCGCCTCGTCGTCGGTCTCCGCCTCTACCGCCACCTCAACTACGCAAAACGCGGCCTCGACGACAACCCGTTCTCCATCATCGTCCTCTGCGTCGGTGCATCCTGCCTAATCTACAAGTTCGGGTTTTGTATGGCCTACGATCGCTTCCACATCCACAAGGTCCTGATCGACTTCCTCAGGGATCCGAAGATCGCGTTCGTAGGCGTTGACATCGTTCGGGACTCGAAGAAGCTCAAGAAAGATTGTCCTGTGTTCTGCGTCGACAATGTGATGGAGCTGCAGCCGATCGTCGAGAAGAAACTACTGAAGGTCGATAAGAAGATGTTGAAGGGCGATCTGAAGGGGTGTGGGCTCGAGGAACTGGCCTCGGCTTTACTCGGGCTGAGGTTCCTGGACGTGCCAAAGCCGCAGCTCATGGTTGGGAGTTCTCAATGGGATTACTTGGACATGGATGAGAATCAGCTCAAGAGGGCTTGTTTCGAGGCGTTTCTTGCGTTTGAGATCGGATCGAAGGTTCTTGATTAATGAAATGGGACGTTTGGTTTTGGCTGTGTTGAATGCAGGTTTTTTTTTCCCGTAGGGTTTTTCGTTTtcgtggatggttggatggggcgGTTTTATGGGTTTTCTTTCGTTTTCATTAGGGTTTTGAGGGTCCGACTgttgtttttagggtttttttttcccGCTTTCATGCAGTTTAACGGTGCAGATTTACGGAAGAGGATTTGGCTTTTGTGGTTTCATCTCTCAGACGGTCCGATTTGGATTGGATCGAGATCATTTGGTGCGTTGCCATTT
This DNA window, taken from Magnolia sinica isolate HGM2019 chromosome 14, MsV1, whole genome shotgun sequence, encodes the following:
- the LOC131225989 gene encoding uncharacterized protein LOC131225989 is translated as MAMAVSIRPCPGPSEMEYTVQIGDRQIFTTVTESDIDAQMWVREVRKLHRKHRGRLVVGLRLYRHLNYAKRGLDDNPFSIIVLCVGASCLIYKFGFCMAYDRFHIHKVLIDFLRDPKIAFVGVDIVRDSKKLKKDCPVFCVDNVMELQPIVEKKLLKVDKKMLKGDLKGCGLEELASALLGLRFLDVPKPQLMVGSSQWDYLDMDENQLKRACFEAFLAFEIGSKVLD